From Mycobacterium cookii:
CAGCGATGTCGTGGTCATGCAGCCAGGATGCGCACTGCCAGTCCAAACCCGAGCCAGGCTCGCCGCCGTCGCCCGTCTCCAAAAACCTTGCCCACCAACCAGTTCTGACTACAACGATGTCACCTCGGCCGACCGTGACCCCCTGCGCCCGAGCCACCTCATCCAACTCGGAAGGGGTGATCGGATTGCCCAGTTCGAGGAATGTCTCGACCCCGCGATGCCGCACCACGTCGAGCAGGACCCCGCGCGAGGTGATGCCCTTGCCGTCGACCTTGTCGATACCGCAGTGCAGCGCACCGAAGCTGGTCACCGAGTCGGCTGGAAAGCCGTTGTAGAGCTGGTCCTCGTAGTACACATGCGACAGCGCGTCCCACTGGGTGGCGCACTGCAGCGGCATGACGACCATGTCGTCGTTGAAGCGAAAGAGGTCGTCCTGGAAGTACCCCGCCATTTGTTGGGCGGCAGAGTTGGCGGACCAATCCAGACCGAACCGTGGCAGTGAACGCGCGTCGCCACCATCGACCGTCATCGTGTGAATGGGGTTGTGCCGGTATTTGAATGCGCCTTGCGGGCCCGATGAACCGAAGTCCACCCCCAAGGGAAACACCTTGCCGTGCTTGACCAGACTGGCTGCTTGGGCGACCTTGTCGGCGGTGATGAAGTTGAGGGTGCCGAGTTCGTCGTCGTCGCCCCACCTTCCCCAGTTGCGGACCTCGCCGGCGACTCGGCGGAAGTCGGTCAGGCCGGCCACAGGTTGCGGCCTTCCTCGAGTTCGCGTGCCGTCGCGGCGCCGAGATTGCCGCCGTCGACCCAGAGCACCTGGCCCGAGATGTAACTGGCGGCCTGGCTGTTCAAGAACACCAGAACGGCGGCCTGCTCTTCGGGATCGGAGACCCGGCCCAGCGGCTTGGGGATGTCGTCGAGAAAAGCCGGCCCGTAGGCGGAGCGCAGCTGATCGAGGATCGGGGTTTCGGTGACACCCGGCCCGGTGCAATTGATCCGGATCCCGTTGGCGCCCAGCGCCGCGGTGTTCTGCATGGTGTACAGAATGATCGCTTCTTTGGACAACCGGTAGCCCCCGTCGGCCAGGGCGTCGGGATGACGCTGACACCAGTCGATTCCGTCGGACATCGTGCGGGTGTCCAACAGACCGGCGACGAGCAGTTGATGCTCGCGATAGTCGCGCGCCGCCAGCGAGGAGACGCTGACGATGGACGACCCGGCCGGCATTTTGGTCAGCATCGCTTCGGTGACATGGCGCAGGCCGAGGAAGTTGATCGTGACGACGCGCAGCGGATCGCCGATCCCGGAGGACACGCCGGCGACGTTGAACAACGCGTCGACGGGTCCGCCGATCGCGGTGAGCGCGTTGTCGATGGACGCGGGGTCGGTGAGGTCGAGGGCGTGGAACTCCGCGACGTCAGCGCCCGGCGGCTGTTTGTCCAACCCGACGACGTCGGCGCCGAGCTCGGTGAGCTGCCGGACGAGGTGCGCGCCGATGCCCGACGCGCACCCGGTCACCACCACGCGGCGCCCGTCGTAACGCCACAGCTCGTCGATTTTTGCCAAGTGTCAAACGGCTTCCGGCATCAGGACTTCGCATCTTTCAGGCGCTGAGCGGCCTGAACACGGCCCTCGTTGATCTCGGCCATGGCCTCGGGAATCTCACTCGCGGTGAACTTGCCGCCGCGTCCGGTGGGCAGCCCGCCGAACGAGTAGTTCTCGTCGAACTTCGGCGCGACCGGTTCGGGCCGACGGGACTCCACCTTCTCGATGACCGGCGCCAGCCGTTTCGCCTTCTCGGCCACCGCCTTCTGGTCGCGCTCGATGAATTCGGGCAGCACCTCTTTGCCCATCAGCTCGATGGACTCCATCGTGCCCTCGTGGCTGCGCGGGTTGAGCAGCAGGATGATCTCGTCGACACCGCTCTCCTCGTAGCCGCGGAGGAATTCCCGGACGGTGGCCGGTGACCCGATCGCCCCGCGACCCGGACCGTAGGCCAGCGTCGGATCCTTTTCGCATTCTTCGAGATAACGCTTCCAGACCCCGGTGCGACCCGGTGTGTGCACACCGGTCAGGTAGTAATGCATGATCCCGAACGAGAAGAAGCCGCCGCCCATGCCGAGGC
This genomic window contains:
- a CDS encoding cyclase family protein: MAGLTDFRRVAGEVRNWGRWGDDDELGTLNFITADKVAQAASLVKHGKVFPLGVDFGSSGPQGAFKYRHNPIHTMTVDGGDARSLPRFGLDWSANSAAQQMAGYFQDDLFRFNDDMVVMPLQCATQWDALSHVYYEDQLYNGFPADSVTSFGALHCGIDKVDGKGITSRGVLLDVVRHRGVETFLELGNPITPSELDEVARAQGVTVGRGDIVVVRTGWWARFLETGDGGEPGSGLDWQCASWLHDHDIAAVAADNLMVEDPISGVQGTLLPMHMLCLRDMGLMLGEYWDLNALAADCAADGVYEFQLIAPPLRFVGAVGSPVNPIAIK
- a CDS encoding coniferyl-alcohol dehydrogenase, which encodes MAKIDELWRYDGRRVVVTGCASGIGAHLVRQLTELGADVVGLDKQPPGADVAEFHALDLTDPASIDNALTAIGGPVDALFNVAGVSSGIGDPLRVVTINFLGLRHVTEAMLTKMPAGSSIVSVSSLAARDYREHQLLVAGLLDTRTMSDGIDWCQRHPDALADGGYRLSKEAIILYTMQNTAALGANGIRINCTGPGVTETPILDQLRSAYGPAFLDDIPKPLGRVSDPEEQAAVLVFLNSQAASYISGQVLWVDGGNLGAATARELEEGRNLWPA